From Argopecten irradians isolate NY chromosome 12, Ai_NY, whole genome shotgun sequence, one genomic window encodes:
- the LOC138336473 gene encoding chymotrypsin A-like, whose translation MSSMFLIILFWLPSLSANAVDFPMELCPYLAGECHEECAFKFVHKWGIPLCATEGYHCCAPDYLVEQMKQSKKETTTEPVPTTTTSSTTTTTIPTTTTTTTPSPPTTTIPPRTTTIALEDVVITSTETPVLLDRIHNEEHTDQGLPFEDELPLGDQPQEPNYELPNSINPGSECGIPFFNQRVKRIIGGSISKQGAWPWQVAFRYMSGAYLCGGAIINDRWIVTAAHCFKRQFNKVSHWRVSVGVHDIAGRDHNRRDIAIKRIIKHPYYRKDSEGSTPNKTIPSHHHYRHDIALVELSEAVDMNSPYTRPICLPTHGDPRFPSVNAINKRREEQELEQTEEELMREEAAREGYQDLTEYLWRFRRDAPMESDDNHISLYDIERYGECYVTGWGETKGLGEVTKLQQVHGQVSSAEQCSKYWKRDIDDAMLCFGDGTKGPCLGDSGSPMSCKYNGHFYLVGVVSWGSDECNRKGYPSVLTRVTSYYDWIRKAISEG comes from the exons ATGTCGTCGATGTTTCTGATTATACTTTTCTGGCTGCCTTCTTTATCAG CAAATGCAGTTGACTTTCCTATGGAACTTTGCCCATATTTGGCTGGCGAATGTCATGAAGAGTGTGCCTTTAAATTTGTTCACAAGTGGGGGATTCCATTATGTGCCACCGAAGGTTACCATTGTTGTGCCCCTGATTATTTGG TTGAACAAATGAAACAATCAAAAAAGGAAACAACAACGGAACCcgtaccaacaacaacaacttcTAGCACCACGACTACGACTAtccccaccaccaccactaccaccacTCCTTCGCCACCCACAACCACCATACCACCACGCACGACGACGATAGCATTGGAAGACGTAGTGATCACTTCGACGGAGACACCGGTTTTACTTGATCGGATTCACAATGAAGAGCACACGGACCAGGGGCTGCCGTTTGAAGACGAGCTCCCTTTAGGAGATCAACCACAAGAACCTAATTATGAACTGCCAAATTCTATCAACCCAG GCTCAGAGTGCGGAATCCCGTTTTTCAATCAACGTGTGAAGAGAATAATTGGAGGAAGTATATCGAAACAAGGGGCGTGGCCTTGGCAGGTAGCCTTCCGCTATATGAGTGGTGCCTACCTGTGTGGAGGCGCCATCATTAACGACCGCTGGATCGTTACAGCAGCGCATTGCTTTAAACG ACAATTCAACAAAGTTTCCCATTGGAGAGTTAGTGTTGGCGTTCATGATATCGCAGGAAGAGACCACAACAGGAGAGATATCGCAATCAAGCGTATAATTAAG CATCCATACTACAGGAAGGATTCTGAAGGTTCTACACCCAACAAAACCATTCCCTCGCATCACCATTACCGTCACGATATCGCTCTAGTCGAACTTTCAGAAGCTGTAGACATGAATTCACCTTACACTCGCCCGATATGCCTCCCCACTCACGGCGATCCAAGGTTCCCCTCAGTGAACGCTATCAACAAACGCAGGGAGGAGCAGGAACTGGAACAGACAGAAGAGGAACTGATGAGGGAGGAGGCCGCTAGGGAAGGATACCAGGATTTAACTGAATACCTATGGAGGTTCCGGAGAGACGCTCCAATGGAAAGCGATGACAACCATATCAGCCTTTACGATATTGAACGTTACGGAGAGTGTTACGTCACAGGATGGGGAGAAACAAAGG GTCTTGGAGAGGTCACAAAGCTTCAGCAAGTCCATGGTCAAGTAAGCAGTGCAGAGCAGTGTAGCAAATACTGGAAACGAGACATTGATGACGCCATGCTTTGTTTTGGTGACGGAACAAAGGGACCTTGTCTG GGCGATTCCGGTAGTCCAATGTCATGTAAATACAATGGACACTTCTATTTGGTCGGTGTGGTTTCCTGGGGATCAGATGAGTGCAACCGGAAGGGATACCCCAGCGTTCTTACACGAGTGACGTCATACTATGACTGGATACGGAAGGCTATCTCGGAAGGTTGA